ACGCATCTCCCTATGCTTCTAATTGGCTCGATCGTTTGCGACGCATCAAACGAGAACGCACCAAGATCACaagcaagaacaaaaaatccgAGCAACAGTCACAATCAGAAATCGCATCTAATGACTTCATCGTTTACACAAAATACCAAGATGATGCCAACAAATAAGGAgagatattgaaattttaaagcttttgtttttaattgcataaaattattttttaaaatttgcttgattttatcaaaaaaaaaaaaaaataaataaatatggtcACTGTgttaacaaaacaaataaaattcgtcACACACAAGAAtgagagaaaatgaaaaaaatatttaagacaaagcataaaataaagaaaaaagtatcTATATTAGCATTTAAAgagttttaataatattttttcttattaattaaacGAAGTAAGAACTTTAatagtatttttaaatattttctttaaagatgAATCAAAGTGTCTTCTTCATAAGTAATCCAATGTCAAACAAATCTTGCGTTAATGCGATTGCTCTTTCAGAGTCTTCATGTAATTGCGATACGGCAATAAATTTGGGATATTCCTTAATTAGAGTTTCGACAAGTCCCGCATCTTCTTCCTCAATTTCCAAAAATCCAGATTCAAATTCATGATATACTTTTGAATTATCGATGTGATTGTAAAGGCGAATAACGTTGTCTTCAGTAACCAAtctgtggaaaaaaaattgaccataataattttaaagtttaattttaaagttaataaaggttaatctaaattttatttttttttatgaattttcaaaaaacttttcatatttCTTACCTTGCAATGTTCGATTTGATCAATCTAACTTCCGAAGTTAGTTGAACTTCTGCTCCGAAACTAACTCCTCCATCTTCGTTAGTTTCAAACTCGCTTCCATTGTATGTCATAGTTTGTTCAGCGGGCGTTAGATACGGCGGTAAAGCATCTTTTTGATACTTCTTGGCGAATTGATCAGCTGCATAGTCAATCGGTAATTCATCTGCCATTTTAAGGAACATTTTACGTATTTTCTGTAAAAGTTCTGTTCGTCGAGGCGATTTTGAGTCAGAATAAACAACTCCAAGATGTTTGTGGAAATCTAAAGGAACACCTTTACGGAATTCAACGTCAGTTTCAATCGCATTCTGTAATGCTCCTGTTAACAAGTACTCGAAAAAGTCTACGTAACTCTGTTTTTGGTACACGCTCAATGTTATGTGCAACGAATGACATCCAGGGACAGTGTTTGCTTGATGAATTATGCCTCGAGGGAAGTACAACATATCGCCTGCTTCTAAAACGACATCTAAAATTGGTTGTCCTATCTCGTTTTGATCGAAATTTTGCGATGATTCGCGCGGTAATACTTCTTCGTCGCATCGCGGATTGTACAATCGCCAATGTTTCTTTCCCTCGATTTGCAAGACAAACGCTTCGATATCATCGTAATGCGGAGCGAAACCTTGGCTGTTTGGCGGAGTCAAATATACATTTGTTCCCGTCATGCAATGGAAATATTCTTGAATTTGTGCATTCATTTTGTACACCTCGTCGATGTACGATTGCGGATTCAAGATACGAATGGAACATCCTTCCTCATAAAAATCCCATACTTCACTTGATTTGGCTCGTCCTTCGGGGTTTTTGGTAACACGTTGTCCATTGATGTATGATGTAATGTCGATATTGCGGGTATATTGGATGTGATTTTCTCTTAACATTTGGTCGATTGATTTGACTGACATCAAGTGCTTGTAATACTTTGGATCATTGCGTTTGACGTGCAAGAATTTCTTCTCCCAATGAACTTTCATGAACTTGTCGAGTGCTATGGGAAAAATAACTTGTCGAAAAGCACTTTTTCCTTGTTCAACACTGTCTTCGACGAAGGCAAAATCTTCCGGTTCATCTTTTATCTCATCAACTTTCTTCATGGGTGTCGAAACACTTTCCAATCCATTATTAAAAGCCATCGTAGAATTTGGAAGAGTTTCTTCTTCGTTTCGTGCCTTCTTCAAAAGACGTTTCTCGTCGAAAACTTGCTTGCGTTTCTTTTCCGGCTTCGATTTGGCAAATTGTTTCTGTTTGTTGATGATTTCCTCGACAAGCATCGACTTATCTGACAACGTGCGCTTCTTTTTGTGTTGCTTTTTTTGCGAATTCTCAGACATTATCGGGAAACTCGTAAAAAAACTAATCTAAGTAGACAAACCTCGTGTcttatcaaaataaacaaaggcGTCGTTCAGTAATGACATTTCATAACAATGATgcccaaagcaaattttcgaTAGTTGTTGAGGGACCATTGCAAATTCGTCATTGCGAAGACACACGCTATACCGAAACACTATTTTCGTCGTgttttcacattaaaaatcaccaaattcttgtaaaaaaaccTGTATCGCGACTTACAGGGTGCGCTTCTCACGTAGATTAATATGAAAAGTTCATTCTAAGTGCATTGTTTGAtgtttaaaacttgaaaaaccggagtgcaaaaaattttcacatacaCACACGCTATACACATACGACGATACTCAGCAGCGAAAaagttttagtcaaaaatggCAGAAAGCGGGGCTGGAGTTGATGCTATCGACATTTATGGGGACGATTTGAACGAAGACTTCAATCAGAATGTGAGTTTTGACGTGAAAATGAGATCCGCTTGAGTTTTTACATCGATTTTTCTTCTACTTAGGATGATTTTGGCGGTGACGGAGCAGATTTGTACGATGATGTTCTCGCAGCTCCAACAAGCACGGGAAACGGGAATGGGCCTGCTATCTCGCAACAAGGCGATAATTCACAAGCAAGCGTTGCTCCCATTGATCGTCTCGATGAAGTTGAATCGAATGGAAGCGGTTACAACAACAATATGAATCATTTGCAACGACGACATCAATTGTATGTCGGAAACTTAACATGGGTAAGTGctgattatatttatatatgtacTTTGTATTTGCCCTAAAAGATctgtttttaccatttttcgctatgcgtttccgagcatatgtttcatggagaaaagtgattcttatgactTATGGAATGTTTAGCgcgaaaaaatttcctaaaaattctCACTGAAATCCTCTTATAATAtactatattttattttactttatattatattttataagatCAGTTTTTCGCCGATGTTATCATAGGATCACAAAATGTTAtataattttgtatatttatagcaaatttcttgataaaaataataaatcaaaataaaaaatcaaactatAAAGGATGATTTCATCAACAGACATTGTTGAATGTTTCAACAAGATCCTTCCAAGAGAAGAATAAGACAAATTGAAGGTTTCTTAAAGAagctaaaatttgtaaattctcctaacgataaaaaaaattgacaatagttttgtctatttcaaatatttttattgattatatgtatttttgcaaaatttaattgtcttATTCTTCCCTTGGAAAGATCAAGTTTTATCATTtatagtttgaatttttatttatatttttttttgttcaattattattcttttttttgcgatttttttttttaatctaatacatctttttatattcaatttcagTGGACAACAGATCAAGACATTACAGATGCTGTTGCTCAAATTGGCGTTTCTGACTTTCAAGAagtaaaattctttgaaaatcgTGCAAACGGACAAAGTAAGGGATTTTGCGTTATTTCTCTCGGATCTGAAGGCAGTATGCGAATGGTAATGGAACGTTTATGCAAAAAAGATTTGCATGGGCAAAATCCTGTTGTTACCTTACCAACGAAGCAAGCGCTCAATAACTTTGAGGCGCAACAAAAAACTCGCCCAACTCCTCCACAAGGTCCATCAAATGGACCTCAAGGAGGTAATCAAGGAATGCCTCCT
The sequence above is drawn from the Culicoides brevitarsis isolate CSIRO-B50_1 chromosome 1, AGI_CSIRO_Cbre_v1, whole genome shotgun sequence genome and encodes:
- the LOC134827635 gene encoding bifunctional lysine-specific demethylase and histidyl-hydroxylase NO66, giving the protein MSENSQKKQHKKKRTLSDKSMLVEEIINKQKQFAKSKPEKKRKQVFDEKRLLKKARNEEETLPNSTMAFNNGLESVSTPMKKVDEIKDEPEDFAFVEDSVEQGKSAFRQVIFPIALDKFMKVHWEKKFLHVKRNDPKYYKHLMSVKSIDQMLRENHIQYTRNIDITSYINGQRVTKNPEGRAKSSEVWDFYEEGCSIRILNPQSYIDEVYKMNAQIQEYFHCMTGTNVYLTPPNSQGFAPHYDDIEAFVLQIEGKKHWRLYNPRCDEEVLPRESSQNFDQNEIGQPILDVVLEAGDMLYFPRGIIHQANTVPGCHSLHITLSVYQKQSYVDFFEYLLTGALQNAIETDVEFRKGVPLDFHKHLGVVYSDSKSPRRTELLQKIRKMFLKMADELPIDYAADQFAKKYQKDALPPYLTPAEQTMTYNGSEFETNEDGGVSFGAEVQLTSEVRLIKSNIARLVTEDNVIRLYNHIDNSKVYHEFESGFLEIEEEDAGLVETLIKEYPKFIAVSQLHEDSERAIALTQDLFDIGLLMKKTL